From a region of the Neochlamydia sp. AcF84 genome:
- a CDS encoding helix-turn-helix transcriptional regulator: MVIKKQQQEIEGSEFEISSNNIFADIGVANAEEKLTKAELAWEIDNIIKKRKLTQQKAAKIMQINQPKVSALLHRKLAGFSIERLIHFLNLLGQDIDIVVKPKPQNRKNARVNVFGYKEYSGILPNSPMAAKSS, translated from the coding sequence ATGGTTATTAAAAAACAACAACAAGAGATAGAAGGAAGTGAGTTCGAAATTAGTAGTAACAATATTTTTGCAGATATTGGAGTTGCTAACGCAGAAGAAAAGCTTACTAAAGCCGAATTGGCATGGGAAATTGACAATATCATAAAAAAAAGAAAGCTTACCCAGCAGAAAGCTGCAAAAATTATGCAAATCAATCAACCCAAAGTATCTGCATTGTTGCATCGAAAGCTGGCAGGTTTTTCCATAGAACGCTTAATACATTTCTTAAATTTACTCGGGCAAGATATTGATATTGTTGTGAAACCAAAGCCTCAGAATAGAAAGAATGCACGAGTCAATGTTTTTGGCTATAAAGAATATTCAGGAATTTTGCCTAATAGTCCTATGGCTGCAAAATCTTCTTAA